A section of the Bryobacteraceae bacterium genome encodes:
- the yeeF gene encoding putrescine/spermidine ABC transporter: MSAQATGEVRLLRSLSLFQLIVMGVIMVQPTAPMPPFGAISAGANGHVVTTVLIAMVAMMLTALSYGRMARAYPAAGSAYTYVARELHPALGYFTGWSMLLDYMVNPLICVIWCAKAMIGLFPGTPYWMWACAYAVLFTGLNLRRITATARTNEVLTAVMGVVILWTLGACVRYLMNLPALDAQRFLTPFYDPERFSWRALSNGASIAVLTYIGYDGIATLSEEVKDPRRNVLRAMVATCFVIGALSAVEVYAAQLVWPAAEPYPDPDTAYLAVARRAGGEILFQTLSWTLIVATVGSASGALLAGARLLYGMGRDNAIPKSFFGYLHPKTRVPSRNVLLMGALALAGAFAISYQTGAELLNFGALIGFMGVNLSSLVHYYIRERDRHWSHLAAPAAGFLICLYLWLSLSWIAKIAGFAWLAFGVAYGAWKTGGFRRDIIRFEIPADE; encoded by the coding sequence ATGTCCGCGCAAGCCACGGGCGAAGTCCGCCTCCTGCGTTCACTCAGCCTCTTTCAGCTCATCGTGATGGGCGTCATCATGGTGCAGCCCACCGCGCCCATGCCGCCTTTCGGAGCCATCAGCGCGGGCGCCAACGGCCATGTAGTGACCACGGTGCTCATTGCGATGGTGGCGATGATGCTCACCGCGCTCAGCTACGGCCGCATGGCGCGCGCCTACCCGGCGGCGGGCAGCGCCTACACCTACGTCGCGCGCGAACTCCACCCCGCGCTTGGCTACTTCACCGGCTGGAGCATGCTGCTCGACTACATGGTGAACCCGCTCATCTGCGTCATCTGGTGCGCCAAGGCGATGATCGGGCTGTTCCCGGGCACTCCCTACTGGATGTGGGCATGCGCCTACGCGGTGCTGTTCACAGGGCTGAACCTGCGCCGCATCACCGCGACGGCGCGGACCAACGAGGTCCTGACGGCCGTCATGGGCGTGGTGATCCTCTGGACGCTCGGGGCCTGCGTCCGCTACCTCATGAACCTGCCGGCGCTGGACGCGCAGCGCTTCCTGACGCCGTTTTATGATCCTGAGCGATTCTCCTGGCGGGCGCTGTCGAACGGCGCCTCCATCGCGGTGCTCACCTACATCGGCTATGACGGCATCGCGACCCTCTCGGAAGAGGTGAAGGATCCGCGCCGGAACGTGCTGCGCGCGATGGTGGCCACCTGCTTCGTCATCGGCGCACTCAGTGCCGTGGAGGTTTACGCGGCGCAACTCGTGTGGCCCGCCGCCGAGCCCTACCCGGACCCGGACACAGCGTATCTGGCGGTGGCGCGGCGGGCCGGCGGTGAAATTCTCTTTCAGACGCTCTCCTGGACGCTGATCGTGGCCACGGTCGGTTCGGCCTCCGGCGCGCTGCTGGCCGGGGCCCGGCTTCTCTATGGAATGGGGCGGGACAATGCGATCCCCAAGTCCTTCTTCGGATACTTGCACCCCAAGACGCGCGTCCCCAGCCGGAATGTCCTGCTGATGGGCGCGCTGGCGCTGGCCGGAGCGTTCGCCATCTCCTACCAGACCGGCGCGGAGCTGCTGAACTTCGGCGCATTGATCGGCTTCATGGGCGTGAATCTCTCCAGCCTGGTTCACTACTACATCCGCGAACGCGACCGGCATTGGTCCCACCTGGCAGCGCCGGCAGCGGGTTTTCTCATTTGCCTGTATCTTTGGCTGAGCCTGAGCTGGATCGCGAAAATCGCCGGGTTTGCCTGGCTCGCCTTCGGCGTTGCCTACGGCGCCTGGAAGACGGGCGGCTTCCGGCGCGACATCATCCGCTTTGAGATTCCCGCCGACGAGTAG
- the gabD gene encoding aldehyde dehydrogenase, which translates to MPLPEYPMIIDGAEHRSERPLTVCVPYDGEPFATVYAAGEEHLRMAVQAAKKAAPVMREMSRGERAAILLRAHALLEERRELFARTIASEGGKPLREARTEVARALSTLFFSAEEAHRLAGEEVPMDASPAGAGRMAMFIREPLGVIAAITPFNFPLNLSMHKIGPALAAGNTVVHKPASATPVTAILLARLMLEAGLPAGALNVVTGPGGAIGDFLVEHPDVRMVTFTGSADVGLRIRARAGMKRVTLELGNNSAVIVCADADLEDAVSRCVPGAYAHSGQVCISVQRIFAEETIHRDFVERFSAAARELPIGHPLDENAAVTSLITEAEAQRIVSWIGEAVGAGARLVAGGGRRGPTVQPTVLADVPPETRIFAQEAFGPVAGINRFRALDEAIEAVNASPYGLQASIFTRDIGKAFRAARRVEVGGFLINDVPQLRVDQMPYGGVKLSGMGREGPRYAIEEMTEIKLISWRAS; encoded by the coding sequence ATGCCGCTGCCCGAATATCCAATGATCATTGACGGCGCCGAGCATCGTTCGGAGCGCCCCTTGACCGTCTGCGTCCCATATGACGGCGAGCCGTTCGCCACCGTCTATGCCGCCGGCGAAGAGCATCTCCGCATGGCAGTGCAGGCGGCGAAAAAGGCCGCGCCGGTGATGCGCGAGATGAGCCGCGGCGAACGCGCCGCCATATTGCTGCGCGCCCACGCGCTGCTTGAGGAACGCCGCGAACTCTTTGCCCGCACCATCGCCAGTGAAGGGGGCAAGCCGCTGAGGGAGGCGCGCACGGAAGTGGCGCGGGCGCTGTCAACGCTCTTTTTCTCGGCCGAGGAGGCGCACCGCCTGGCGGGGGAGGAGGTGCCGATGGACGCCTCGCCGGCCGGCGCCGGGCGCATGGCGATGTTCATCCGCGAGCCGCTCGGCGTCATCGCCGCCATCACGCCGTTCAATTTCCCGCTGAACCTCTCGATGCACAAGATCGGGCCGGCGCTTGCGGCCGGCAACACGGTGGTCCACAAGCCGGCCTCGGCCACGCCGGTCACCGCCATTCTGCTGGCGCGGCTGATGCTGGAGGCCGGGCTGCCGGCCGGCGCCCTCAACGTGGTCACCGGGCCGGGCGGCGCCATCGGCGACTTTCTGGTGGAGCACCCGGACGTCCGCATGGTCACCTTCACCGGCAGCGCCGACGTCGGCCTGCGGATCCGAGCCCGCGCCGGCATGAAGCGCGTGACGCTCGAGCTCGGCAACAACTCCGCCGTGATCGTCTGCGCCGATGCGGACCTCGAGGACGCCGTCTCGCGCTGCGTGCCCGGCGCCTACGCCCATTCCGGGCAGGTCTGCATTTCCGTGCAGCGCATCTTCGCCGAAGAAACAATTCACCGCGATTTTGTAGAACGCTTCTCGGCCGCCGCCCGGGAGCTGCCCATCGGCCATCCGCTCGACGAGAACGCCGCCGTCACCTCGCTGATCACCGAGGCCGAGGCGCAGCGCATCGTGTCCTGGATCGGCGAGGCCGTCGGCGCGGGCGCGCGGCTGGTGGCCGGCGGCGGCCGCCGCGGCCCCACCGTGCAGCCGACCGTGCTGGCCGACGTCCCGCCGGAGACGCGCATCTTCGCCCAGGAGGCCTTCGGCCCAGTAGCGGGCATCAACCGCTTCCGCGCGCTTGACGAGGCGATCGAGGCCGTGAACGCCTCCCCGTACGGACTCCAGGCGTCCATTTTTACGCGCGACATCGGGAAGGCCTTCCGCGCCGCCCGCCGCGTTGAGGTAGGCGGGTTTCTGATCAATGACGTCCCGCAACTGCGCGTCGACCAGATGCCTTATGGCGGCGTGAAGCTGAGCGGAATGGGACGCGAAGGTCCGCGCTACGCGATCGAGGAGATGACCGAGATCAAGCTGATTTCGTGGCGCGCCAGCTGA
- a CDS encoding oligogalacturonide lyase: protein MKGTRHPGELSRGSDPATGAEILQLTAAPCINHHAYFLNPSLTPDEQTLLFASNRTGSWQLFSVEPFPEGGIRQWTDGEPIHPFSPAIHPAGGEVFFVRGGAVWAIHRDTLEERLVARHDNAQLGEVSLSADGEWIAAAAKIRGENGLVLGRTDGTGWMFHRFPRTVIHPQFHPLDPEWLEFAADPAPRMHRMRRDGAGLECLYEHTNDEFVVHETFLGATGDIVYVEWPRALWRMGWTTRERRLICEFNAWHIAPDRAGERVLCDTNHPDRGIFLIDAATGHGHLVCLSQSSNRGSQWTRSRYALAEDFAAARASLGGNLSWMENAADTVYGPQWTHPHPSFSPSERYVIFTSDRSGRPQVYAAKLHG, encoded by the coding sequence ATGAAGGGCACGCGACATCCGGGCGAGCTTTCGCGCGGGAGCGATCCGGCCACCGGAGCCGAGATCCTGCAGCTGACCGCGGCGCCGTGCATTAACCACCACGCCTACTTCCTGAACCCTTCGCTGACGCCCGACGAACAGACGCTGCTGTTTGCGAGTAACCGGACCGGATCCTGGCAACTGTTTTCCGTCGAGCCCTTCCCGGAAGGCGGCATCCGGCAGTGGACCGACGGCGAGCCGATTCATCCCTTTTCTCCGGCCATTCACCCCGCCGGCGGCGAGGTCTTCTTCGTGCGCGGCGGCGCGGTGTGGGCCATCCACCGGGACACGCTGGAAGAGCGCCTGGTTGCACGGCATGACAACGCGCAGCTCGGCGAGGTTTCGCTTTCCGCGGACGGGGAATGGATCGCCGCCGCAGCGAAGATCAGAGGCGAAAACGGCCTGGTGCTGGGCCGGACCGACGGCACCGGCTGGATGTTTCACCGCTTTCCGCGGACGGTGATCCACCCGCAGTTTCATCCGCTGGATCCCGAGTGGCTCGAGTTCGCCGCCGATCCGGCGCCGCGCATGCACCGCATGCGGCGCGACGGCGCGGGGCTCGAATGCCTGTACGAACACACGAACGACGAGTTCGTGGTCCATGAAACGTTTCTGGGCGCTACCGGCGACATCGTGTATGTCGAATGGCCGCGCGCGCTGTGGCGCATGGGCTGGACAACGCGCGAGCGGCGCCTCATCTGCGAATTCAACGCCTGGCACATTGCGCCGGACCGCGCCGGCGAGCGCGTGTTGTGCGACACGAACCATCCCGACCGCGGCATCTTCCTCATCGACGCCGCCACCGGGCACGGGCACCTGGTGTGCCTGTCGCAAAGTTCGAACCGCGGGTCGCAGTGGACGCGCTCCCGCTATGCGCTGGCCGAGGACTTCGCCGCCGCGCGCGCCTCGCTGGGCGGGAATCTGAGCTGGATGGAAAACGCCGCCGACACCGTGTACGGGCCACAGTGGACTCACCCGCACCCCTCTTTCTCTCCCTCGGAGCGGTACGTCATCTTCACGAGCGACCGCAGCGGGCGTCCGCAGGTCTACGCGGCGAAGCTCCATGGATAA